One Mercurialis annua linkage group LG3, ddMerAnnu1.2, whole genome shotgun sequence DNA window includes the following coding sequences:
- the LOC126675550 gene encoding septin and tuftelin-interacting protein 1 homolog 1, producing MEDDHEGMERFGMENDFEGGQWVDGEFYYKNRRQKRKQTKDDVLYGVFADYSDSDSDGGGGSSRKRRKDREFGRKPDLTKPVNFVSTGIVMPNEEIDENDKSRSNLREDDTAVADMAVDDDNDRPTLGLGARSGLGSGLGFSAGLGFNGGDNGVRKSKDLGGVEDEAADDKFLPTEFGRRIKEGAQRRERERLEKKEKGGGLVGGEKKRDVRSGDVGEFEKHTKGIGMKLLEKMGYKGGGLGRNEQGIQAPIEAKLRPKNMGMGFNDYKETSAKAPQLEEEKKKIVGVSAGESQGRVKEKSWMKGRKKKKEKYITAEELLAKKEDEGFHVVQKVLDMRGPQVRVLTNLENLNAEEEARERDIPMPELQHNLKLIVEMAEVDIQKIDRDLRNERETAISLKDEKDKFELEAARQKKQLDNMEEIMAKLSDIEDQNSSGTLTLDFLANCFIVLRRNFPEDYKLCNLSCIACSFALPLFIRVFQGWDPLRNSLHGLKLIELWKNVLEGEESNDIWDVGTPYTQLISEVVLPAVRISGINTWEPRDPEPMLRFLESWEKLLPTSVMHSIFDNVVMPKLSSAVDSWNPQLETVPIHVWVHPWLPQLGQKLEYLYEKIRMKLYMVLDHWNPNDTSAYTILSPWKTVFDSVSWEHLMRRFIMPKLEIALQGFEVNPADQKLDQFYWAMSWASAIPIHLMVEMMEKFFFEKWLQVLFHWLHSNPNLQEVHQWYVGWKALFPPELQAHEHIRYQFALGLQMIDKAIEGLEVVQPGLRDNLSYLRAQERRQFEAQHRAAAQGQQQAAMGMGSTFQADGMSSSLQMTLKEIIETHAQQHGLLFRPKNDRRYNGHQIYGYGNISIYVDTVHEKLYAQENEKWSLTSLDKLLEMHTNSLAKRR from the coding sequence ATGGAAGATGATCACGAGGGAATGGAGAGATTTGGAATGGAGAATGATTTCGAAGGCGGACAGTGGGTCGATGGAGAATTTTATTACAAGAATCGCAGACAGAAGCGCAAACAAACTAAAGACGACGTTCTTTACGGCGTTTTCGCGGACTACTCTGATTCCGACTCTGACGGCGGTGGTGGTTCGTCGAGAAAGCGGAGAAAGGATCGTGAATTCGGTAGGAAACCTGACCTTACGAAGCCTGTTAATTTTGTCTCTACTGGTATAGTAATGCCTAATGAAGAAATTGATGAAAATGATAAGAGTAGAAGTAATTTAAGAGAAGATGATACTGCTGTTGCTGATATGGCTGTGGATGATGATAATGATAGACCTACTTTAGGGTTAGGAGCAAGGTCAGGGTTGGGGTCGGGCCTTGGGTTTAGTGCAGGGTTGGGGTTTAATGGTGGTGATAATGGGGTTAGAAAAAGTAAGGATTTAGGTGGTGTTGAGGATGAGGCCGCGGATGATAAGTTTTTGCCGACGGAGTTTGGGAGGAGGATAAAAGAGGGGGCGCAAAGAAGGGAGCGCGAGCGAttggagaagaaagagaaaggagGAGGATTAGTTGGAGGGGAAAAAAAGAGGGATGTGAGAAGTGGGGATGTTGGGGAGTTTGAGAAGCATACAAAAGGAATTGGGATGAAATTGTTGGAGAAAATGGGATATAAAGGAGGTGGACTAGGTAGGAATGAGCAAGGAATTCAAGCGCCTATCGAAGCAAAGTTGAGGCCGAAGAATATGGGTATGGGTTTTAATGATTATAAAGAAACTTCTGCTAAGGCACCCCAGTTGGAGgaggagaaaaagaaaattgtgGGTGTGAGTGCTGGTGAAAGTCAAGGGAGAGTGAAGGAGAAATCGTGGATGAAAGgtaggaagaagaagaaagagaaatatATAACAGCTGAGGAGTTGCTTGCAAAGAAGGAAGATGAGGGTTTTCATGTTGTACAGAAAGTGCTTGATATGCGGGGGCCACAAGTGAGGGTTTTGACGAATTTAGAGAATTTGAATGCAGAAGAGGAGGCAAGAGAACGTGATATTCCAATGCCAGAACTTCAGCATAATCTGAAGCTGATTGTGGAAATGGCAGAAGTTGATATTCAGAAGATTGATAGAGATTTGAGAAACGAGAGGGAGACAGCAATTAGTTTGAAGGATGAGAAGGATAAGTTTGAATTGGAGGCTGCTCGCCAGAAGAAACAATTGGATAACATGGAAGAAATCATGGCTAAGCTGAGTGATATTGAGGATCAGAATTCTTCAGGAACCCTAACACTGGATTTCTTAGCAAATTGTTTCATAGTCTTGAGGAGGAACTTCCCAGAAGATTACAAGCTTTGCAACCTTTCTTGCATTGCTTGCTCATTTGCTTTGCCTTTATTTATTAGGGTATTTCAGGGATGGGATCCTCTTAGAAACTCATTACATGGGTTGAAACTGATAGAGTTGTGGAAGAATGTGTTGGAAGGTGAGGAAAGTAATGATATATGGGATGTAGGCACTCCTTACACTCAGTTAATATCAGAAGTAGTTCTACCTGCTGTAAGAATATCCGGTATCAATACTTGGGAGCCTAGAGATCCTGAACCTATGCTCAGATTCTTGGAATCATGGGAAAAGCTGTTGCCCACATCAGTTATGCATAGCATATTCGATAATGTGGTCATGCCAAAGTTGTCCAGTGCTGTGGACTCATGGAACCCACAATTGGAGACTGTCCCGATCCATGTTTGGGTGCATCCGTGGCTGCCACAGCTGGGACAGAAATTAGAATATTTGTATGAGAAGATACGAATGAAGCTGTACATGGTTCTTGATCATTGGAATCCAAATGATACATCAGCTTACACTATCTTGTCACCTtggaaaactgtttttgattCAGTCAGTTGGGAACATCTTATGCGTAGATTTATTATGCCTAAATTGGAGATTGCACTGCAAGGGTTTGAAGTAAACCCGGCTGATCAGAAGCTTGATCAATTCTATTGGGCCATGTCATGGGCTTCTGCAATTCCAATTCATTTAATGGTTGAAATGATGGAGAAATTTTTCTTCGAGAAGTGGTTGCAAGTATTGTTTCACTGGTTGCACTCCAATCCAAACTTGCAGGAAGTTCATCAATGGTATGTTGGTTGGAAAGCACTCTTCCCGCCAGAGCTTCAGGCACATGAACATATTCGGTATCAGTTTGCTCTCGGCCTTCAAATGATTGATAAGGCTATTGAAGGATTGGAAGTGGTCCAACCTGGCTTAAGGGACAACCTTAGTTATCTTAGGGCACAAGAAAGAAGGCAGTTCGAGGCTCAACATAGAGCTGCTGCACAGGGGCAGCAGCAAGCTGCAATGGGTATGGGAAGCACATTCCAGGCCGATGGTATGAGTAGTAGTCTTCAAATGACACTGAAGGAAATTATTGAGACCCATGCGCAACAACATGGATTGCTATTTAGACCTAAAAATGACAGGAGATACAACGGTCACCAGATTTATGGCTATGGTAACATAAGCATATATGTAGACAC